The following proteins are encoded in a genomic region of Paenibacillus sp. FSL R7-0273:
- a CDS encoding beta-ketoacyl synthase N-terminal-like domain-containing protein, producing MKGADLEISSILKMIKQGEMNPEEGYSLIQKLRNGASAQSDSTASDSKQSGEAGTGNEQGLMSYTVHYLKRLLSEVIGLDPDRIKAKQSLEDYGVDSVAIMEINALLDKDFASLPKTLMFEYGNLHDLAVYFVHNHREQLEDMSGTGGQQPEKLAASVSESPPVQVKTEEPKRFRTFTEPAKKRIPEDGRPVEGRTAAKKDDGIAIIGISGAFPNARNLDEFWSNLKNGVDCISEIPAERWDHSRYYDPEKGKKGKVYSKWGGFMDEYNCFDPLFFQLTPRDAEQLDPQERLFLECAHSAIEDGGYTRQSLWNTKTGVFVGVMYGHYQLFGAEETAKGNTMTLSSSYASIANRVSYFFNFGGPSIALDTMCSSSLTALHLACESIYRGDSELAIAGGVNVTIHPDKYLFLCNQRFASSEGKCRAFGSGGDGYVPGEGVGALLLKPLSKAIADGDNIHGIIRASSINHGGKTNGYTVPNPNAQSGIIAEALRKSGIHPRSISYIEAHGTGTSLGDPIEISGLTKAFRSYTADKQYCAIGSVKSNVGHLESAAGVVSIIKVLLQMKHKQLVPSLHSEVLNPNIAFEDTPFYVQRKLEAWKPAVTGEGTARREEPRYASVSSFGAGGTNVHLILEEYVREERAAAPVSDREAGKQMFILSAKNKDRLNAYARQMLRYIEERTGRSQTAAAKSPADLKKYVTADITACLLESAVLPQQISTMESIEEYGLSIEEWIAATEKIFDLYPVRLPAALLTDGGTIDDIAGYLLEQLGSEIARNYRQPETLLQETGEEESFMNLKDLIYTLQTGRETMEERLAIIVSDTADLKKKLEQFLAGKKGASDIFTGNVGTGGEIRDVFAENEEGEAFLLSLAHSGKLNQLCRLWTSGVPFNWKQLYPGASPAKISLPTYPFDRTRYWFDRTEALPGGPGAKAEALNAVIDSNESVFEEQCYKKTLTAQDAYLRDHVVQGRMVLPGVVYLEMAWRAAKLATREWTLQSLTDVKWRRTLELPQGSEAQEVYVGLVPEEEGIGASIYSVNAAGLRTEYCTCTLRYSSGEQEKPEENTPEALDIGRLISLAEASHLQEECYRTFAEHGMDYGANLRVIDMLYSGKSGTLSRLHLPEPSQLPLGEFVIHPGFADGAMQTALYSVLGDGGQKGTFVPFSLESVTVYGPLTPVSYCHVSPVSTEEGMQFDLLLMDEAGKPAIRFQCLSGRDLAGAQTGRPAVNPGAAAGTYDLLDQMLTRLLEGEAGIDEVERMLEGI from the coding sequence ATGAAAGGCGCCGACCTTGAGATAAGCAGCATCCTGAAGATGATCAAGCAAGGGGAAATGAATCCGGAAGAGGGCTATTCATTGATTCAGAAGCTGAGAAACGGAGCCTCTGCACAGTCTGATTCAACTGCGTCTGATTCGAAGCAGTCCGGCGAAGCCGGCACCGGGAATGAACAAGGGCTGATGAGCTATACCGTCCATTATTTGAAGCGACTGCTCTCAGAGGTAATTGGTCTGGACCCGGACAGGATCAAGGCCAAACAGAGTCTGGAGGATTACGGCGTGGACTCCGTAGCCATTATGGAGATCAACGCGCTGCTCGATAAGGATTTTGCCAGCCTGCCTAAAACGCTGATGTTTGAATACGGAAACCTTCATGACCTCGCCGTGTACTTTGTACACAATCACCGGGAGCAGCTGGAGGATATGTCCGGTACCGGCGGACAGCAGCCGGAGAAGCTTGCCGCTTCTGTGTCTGAGAGCCCCCCGGTACAAGTAAAGACTGAAGAGCCAAAGCGGTTCAGAACCTTTACCGAGCCGGCCAAAAAACGGATTCCTGAGGATGGGCGTCCAGTGGAAGGGCGAACTGCTGCGAAAAAGGATGACGGCATTGCCATAATCGGCATCAGCGGCGCTTTTCCCAATGCCAGGAATCTGGACGAGTTCTGGAGCAATCTGAAGAATGGCGTGGATTGCATTTCGGAGATTCCGGCGGAACGCTGGGATCACAGCCGTTATTACGACCCGGAGAAGGGCAAGAAAGGGAAGGTCTACAGCAAATGGGGCGGCTTCATGGATGAATACAACTGTTTTGACCCTTTGTTTTTTCAGCTGACGCCAAGGGATGCCGAGCAGCTTGACCCGCAGGAGCGGCTGTTCCTGGAATGCGCACACAGCGCCATCGAAGACGGCGGCTACACCCGCCAATCGTTGTGGAATACCAAGACAGGCGTGTTTGTCGGCGTAATGTACGGTCATTACCAGCTGTTCGGCGCAGAGGAAACGGCTAAAGGCAATACGATGACCCTCAGCTCCTCCTACGCTTCCATCGCTAACAGGGTGTCCTATTTCTTCAACTTTGGCGGCCCGAGTATTGCACTTGATACCATGTGCTCCTCGTCGCTGACTGCGCTGCATCTGGCCTGTGAGAGCATTTACCGCGGGGACAGCGAGCTGGCCATCGCAGGCGGAGTGAATGTAACCATCCATCCCGATAAATATCTGTTTCTCTGCAACCAGCGTTTTGCTTCCAGTGAAGGCAAATGCCGCGCTTTCGGCAGCGGGGGAGACGGTTATGTGCCGGGCGAAGGGGTTGGGGCGCTGCTGCTCAAGCCGCTCAGCAAGGCGATTGCGGACGGAGATAATATTCATGGCATCATCCGGGCTTCATCCATCAACCATGGGGGGAAAACCAACGGCTATACCGTCCCCAACCCGAATGCGCAATCCGGTATTATTGCCGAGGCCTTGCGCAAATCGGGGATTCATCCCCGGTCCATCAGCTACATTGAGGCACATGGAACGGGAACCTCGCTGGGCGATCCGATTGAAATCAGCGGGCTGACCAAAGCGTTCAGAAGCTACACTGCGGACAAACAGTATTGCGCGATCGGCTCGGTCAAAAGCAATGTGGGGCATTTGGAATCCGCCGCAGGCGTCGTTTCCATTATCAAAGTGCTGCTTCAAATGAAGCACAAGCAGCTCGTGCCCTCCCTGCATTCCGAGGTGCTGAACCCGAATATCGCATTCGAGGATACGCCGTTCTACGTTCAGCGCAAGCTGGAAGCATGGAAACCTGCGGTGACCGGAGAAGGGACGGCCCGGAGGGAGGAGCCGAGATATGCATCGGTCAGCTCCTTTGGCGCCGGAGGAACGAATGTGCATCTTATCCTGGAAGAGTATGTGCGCGAAGAGCGTGCAGCCGCGCCAGTATCGGACCGGGAAGCCGGAAAGCAAATGTTCATCCTATCGGCCAAAAACAAGGACCGTCTGAACGCTTACGCCAGGCAGATGCTCCGGTATATCGAAGAACGTACCGGCCGCAGCCAAACGGCGGCTGCAAAGAGTCCGGCAGACCTCAAAAAATATGTGACCGCCGATATCACCGCGTGCCTGCTGGAATCCGCCGTCCTGCCGCAGCAGATCAGCACCATGGAGAGCATTGAAGAGTACGGTCTTTCCATCGAAGAATGGATTGCTGCAACCGAGAAGATCTTTGATCTTTATCCGGTCAGGCTGCCTGCGGCACTGCTCACAGACGGCGGGACGATTGATGATATTGCCGGTTACCTGCTGGAACAGCTTGGCAGCGAAATTGCCCGCAATTACCGGCAGCCGGAAACCCTCCTTCAAGAAACCGGGGAGGAAGAATCCTTCATGAATTTGAAGGACCTGATTTACACGCTTCAGACCGGACGGGAGACGATGGAGGAGCGTCTGGCGATTATTGTATCGGACACTGCTGATCTGAAAAAGAAGCTGGAGCAATTCCTGGCTGGCAAAAAGGGCGCTTCCGACATATTTACCGGAAATGTCGGCACCGGCGGCGAAATCCGCGACGTGTTCGCGGAGAATGAGGAAGGCGAAGCCTTTCTACTGTCGCTCGCGCATTCCGGCAAGCTGAACCAGCTCTGCAGGCTATGGACCTCCGGCGTCCCTTTCAACTGGAAGCAGCTCTATCCCGGAGCCTCACCGGCAAAAATCTCGCTGCCGACCTATCCGTTCGACCGCACCCGCTACTGGTTCGATAGGACGGAGGCGCTCCCTGGCGGTCCGGGTGCAAAAGCGGAGGCGCTGAATGCCGTTATCGATTCCAATGAATCTGTATTCGAGGAGCAATGCTACAAAAAGACACTGACTGCACAGGACGCGTATCTCCGCGATCATGTGGTTCAGGGGCGCATGGTGCTTCCCGGGGTGGTCTATCTGGAAATGGCCTGGCGGGCAGCTAAGCTGGCGACCCGTGAGTGGACCCTGCAATCTCTAACCGATGTGAAATGGCGGAGAACACTGGAGCTTCCGCAGGGCAGTGAAGCGCAGGAAGTGTATGTAGGGCTGGTTCCGGAAGAAGAGGGGATTGGCGCAAGCATTTATTCTGTGAACGCCGCGGGTCTGCGGACGGAATACTGCACTTGCACACTTCGCTATAGCAGCGGCGAACAGGAAAAGCCGGAGGAGAACACACCGGAGGCGCTGGATATCGGCCGGCTGATCTCATTGGCAGAGGCCAGCCACCTGCAGGAGGAGTGTTACCGGACCTTTGCGGAGCATGGCATGGATTACGGCGCAAATCTTAGAGTAATCGACATGCTCTACAGCGGAAAATCCGGAACGCTTTCCAGGCTGCATCTTCCGGAGCCTTCACAGCTCCCCCTCGGGGAGTTTGTAATTCATCCGGGCTTTGCCGACGGAGCGATGCAAACCGCGCTGTATTCGGTGCTAGGTGATGGCGGGCAAAAAGGAACCTTCGTTCCATTCTCCTTGGAGTCAGTGACCGTGTATGGCCCTTTGACACCGGTCAGTTACTGCCATGTGAGCCCTGTCTCCACTGAAGAAGGCATGCAGTTTGACCTTCTGCTTATGGATGAAGCAGGCAAGCCCGCGATCCGCTTCCAGTGTCTGTCGGGCAGGGACCTGGCCGGAGCCCAAACCGGCCGCCCGGCGGTGAACCCGGGAGCTGCCGCAGGCACCTATGATCTCCTGGATCAGATGCTGACCAGGCTGCTGGAGGGAGAGGCTGGAATTGACGAAGTCGAAAGAATGCTGGAGGGAATCTAA